agagaaagacacacaaggcagaggcaggcaggttgTCACCGCGGGCTTTGAGAGAGGCGTTCCTTCAGGCTTCTTCCAGGCGGTGGCTGTCCCAGAGACAAGCAAGTGCCCTGTGGCAGGATGGTGGAGTCACGCATCTGGGAATGGGCAGGAGCAAAGAGGACAGGAGGTGTcatggagagaagggaagggaaggagaaagtagAGGATGTGTGGAGCTGAGGTGGCCCAGGGCCATCAGAGACTTGTGGTTCTGGCTTTAGCAGGGCCCACAGGTGTCCCACAGCTTCTTGCTGTAGCGGGGCAAGGCACAAGGGCTGTAGGCAGGAGAAGCATAGGGTCTGCCAAAGGTGCAGAGGCCCCCCGAGCCCTGCGTGGCACCAGCACCGTagaggccccccagccccagggagcctccaaaggccggtgctccggacgagcccaccacggcttgctgggggaaggagctgaggatggggccggggaaggtgacgaccacaggcggtggctggatgaaggctgaggagtcgggacactgccgggcacacagctcgttgcagctctcagcgatgggctgtgggacagcaacgTTGGTCTTGGGTGGGCACAGGTCGTAGCAAGACATCTTTGTGTGAGAGAGCTGAGCCTGAAACAAACGGATCCAAAGAAGCTGTGATCAGGGAGGAGGAGATGCCGCAGCCATGCAGTGCCCACTtggcatggctgccctgaagctggAGGGGCCAGAGCCACTGCCTtgcccacgctgcctgccccttgccccttgcccagccagcccccctcAGTGCCCTGCTCTCCACACACAGAGACCACACAAGCCCTCCCCGAGAGCCTGTGCGGGGCCTGGCTCTGCGTGCTCTGGCCACAGGGACCCTTCCTCCTGCCAACGTGGCTCAGCCTGccaaggctgctgccagcacgccCGCTGCCGGCAGAGCTGTCCTGGCCAGCCAGGCCCCACGCCGGCCCTTGCCACGGGCGGCAGAGTCCCCCAGGCACCCACCTACCCTTTTGCTGAGCAGAGCGAGGCAGGAGCAGTGGATGCCAGTGCTGGCCGAGGGCAGCGCTTTTATGCTGGGCCGGCAAGCGTGgggaggagctggctgtgctgggggcacGTGCTCTGCAGTGGCCgagcccctgcctcctccctgcgtGGCACGGGGCTGTTTTGCTGATGCCATGTCCTTGCCAGACCCAACCCGCTCTATCAGCGCCTGCAATTACCACGCTCGGACGCTTGCCAGCTGACACCTCATGGGCCACAAGAGCCCCACTGTCTTTTGATTATCTCCGTGTGTCAGAGGGCATGCAGCCTGACAAAGGCTGACTGCAAGCATCCTGCATGCCATAGCTCTTCGTCCAGTGTTCCATGTTGGGGCAGCCCCATGCCTTCTTTGCTGAGCCACAGGGAAGACCGCGGTCATAGTGTTGGCAAAGAAGGTGGGCTTGTAATGGCCTCAAGCACACCAGCGACCACAGGACTCATGCTGTGTGGCTGTTATCTATAGATGAGCGAGGTTGTGAAATGGCAAGTCCAAGGCATTCCTCTCGGGCCCATGCCTGCTCAGCAAGATGCATCACTCCCCAGTCCAATGGAGCTGGTCTCCATCTGCCTGCAGGCATTGGCCATTGACCTCTGCAAGAATATGGGAGAAAgactgctgagctcttccccGAGGGGCATGCAGGAAGGCGCACAGACCTCCACTTGGGTTCAGGCAGCACAGTTTcgagccagccctgtgccagccccaCCGGTTCCTTGCAAATATCCCAGGAGCCCCATTGTTGGTGGAcggtgctgagcaggggctgccttTGGGGTAGTGGGGAGCTGGGATGCCCATCTGAATGCACAACCACAGAAGATCCCAGCTggctgcctggccctgcctctgctcaatggcagctctgctcccagcacagcctggctgtgagCACAAGGCACAGATGTCTCCCGCGGGCAGAGCACAAGGCAGGCAGTGAGCGGCTTCTGAAGCACGGACCTCACCTGCCATGCACCCCTCCAGCAGGGAGATGCCTGCTGCCATTTAGCCCACTaagcagaaaggggaggaaagcctcTGAAGTGGCATGTGCTGCTTCCAAGGAGGGGATGCTGAGTCAGGGCGGGGTAGGAGCCAGACAGCCTTGTCCTCATCAGCAGGAGGGAGTGGTGGCTCTGCAGATTGGCCCAGGTGGTGCTGAGCAATGGGGGGCCAGTATAaaagctctgcctctgccaggctctgccaaGCAGTGCAGTGGCTGCCTTCTCCTTGGGGAACAGGGTAAGTCTGTGAGCTCTTCTCTTCTTGGTGGCCTTGTCCTGCCCCAGGCCCTTGTGCCTCAggtgctcccctctgctgctttATTGATATGTTTGCCTTATTGCAGAGCTCCGTCTGATCCTGCGCAAAGATGTCTTGCTACGACCTGTGCCCACCCAAGACCAGcgttgctgtcccacagcccatcgctgagagctgcaacgagctgtgtgcccggcagtgtcccgactcctcagccttcatccagccaccgcctgtggtcgtcaccttccccggccccatcctcagctccttcccccagcaagccgTGGTGGGCTCTTCCGGAGCACCGGCCTTTGGAGGCTCCCTGGGACTGGGGGGCCTCTACGGTGCTGGTGCCACGCTGGGCTCGGGGGGCCTCTGCAGCTTTGGCAGACCCTATGCTTCTCCTGCCTACAGCCCTTGTGCCTTGCCCCGCTACAGCAAGAAGCTGTGGGACACCTGTGGGCCCTGCTAAATGCAGCCCAGACAAAGGCCCTGACCTCAGTCCACACAccaacacccccagcacccaaactgggctgagctggtggccatggggcaccgAGGAATGCTGAGCATCCCCAGTCCCACTCAGTGCCTGGGCAAATGCCAGTGCTGCACACCCTCAgcccctccctttcctcttctcctacctgctgctctcttccccttccctctcccccaggctGTTGGACAAGGTGGAAGAAGGACCCATAAGTTCCTGTGAGGCTGGTGGACCATGTGCTTGTGATCTGGAATTCTGCACCTAGAGGGCATCTGGAGTGAGAAGCTATACTCTGGAGAAGATCCCTCTGCTTCCCACAACATGTGACAACCAGCATCTCTGGGTCTTGACGACTGCTCTCTCTGAGAGTCTGTCCTGCCCCTCTGGGCACAATAAAGCTTTCCTGCATCCAAGTgctgtctccttccctctttctcccaagGCAGAAAGAGCCTGGGTGCTTAGTGACTGTCCGTTGTGGAAGGGCAAATGCTGCTCCTGAGATGCCCAGGCCAGGTGAGAGTGGGCAGTGTCTAGAGAGGGAGGATGCAGGCAGGGTAGAGGGTAGACAGAGCCTCTTGGTGGGACttgcagcagctggggaaagggcagggagcaggacaggctCTGGCAGTGCTCTTTTGCCTGTTCTTCTCAGCTTGGGAGCAGCACcagtccccagaggtccctcaggtctgcagaagcacagcagcatctccaggcatctgcacagaggaggctggagaggagccagTACTCAAGCCTGAGCTTGGGATGTGGCTGGTGATTGCTGGAGAGCGGCTTGTCAGGAAAGGCCCTGAGGATGCTGGGGgacaccaaggtgagcaggaGGCAGCAATGCATGTGACGGCAAGGGCATGCAGAGTTGTCCTGGGCTGTATAGGGTGGAAtgtgggcaggaggtggagggaggggatccCTGGACACCACTCAGCACTGGGgaagccagccctgcagtgctgtATCTCGTACTGGACTCCCAGCACAtgagagctgtggggctgctggagagagtcctgtACAGGACCACACATGGATGCAGAATGCACAGGGAGCATGTGTCCTGTGgggagagcctgagggagctgggactgctcctCCTGGCTCTGAGGAGGCTCAGGGGGACTCCTTAATGTGCACACAGGTGTGAAGGGAAGGcatgaagaagatggagccaggctctttttgaAGGCGTCCAGTGCCAGGACAAGAGGCCGTGGGCACCAGTTGCAACACCAGAGGATTCACCTCAACATCCCAAACCTCTTCTGAGCagtgaggctgacggagcactggtagACATCACCctgggaggttatggagtctctgtccttggagatgggcaaaaactgtctggacatggtgctgggcaGCCCGCTCTGGGTGACTATGTTTGAGGGTGCAGCCTGAGAAGATGCAAAGGCTGCTGCCACAACAGTCaggctgtgatttctgtgattttgtatttgCGGCAGAGAACTGAGTAGCATGGAGTGTGTTGGTCTGTGCTGGGGTTATGAAGGGGAAAATGAAAGGGAATGagaagagggaagggcagaggggaggggaaggatgcGGGAAATGGAATGGAAATTGGACACTAGAataagaaaagggaagggaagaggaagaagagaagaagggggagaagaaggagggagcaggcaagaacaagaggaaagagcaggggaagggaacaagataaggaagaggaaagggaatcGTCCCCTTTGCTTTCTCCCACAAGACCTTTAGCAGAGCCACAGAGGCACAAAGGGGCAGCAGTAACAGCAGCCATTGcccctggctggctcccagcccctggggcagCCACGCACGTGTACAGGGAGCCTGGAGGTCTGCAGAGGCCCCCAGCTGGCATGtcctgcaggcaggggagcagcctgcATTCAGGcagggtcctgggagctcggCCGCGGGACTGTGTGTGGCCAGAGCTGTCAGGGCTGTGGGGTCTCCCCCgaggcagctcagcctggctctgctggggctgacaCCCTGCACTGGCCTGGGTGGTGGTTGCCACGGCAAGGCGAGGGAAGGCTGCAGTCCAGGCTcaacttagaaagaaaagctggagaggcaggcgTTGGATGCAGGATTGTTTTAttgcagcagagaaagacacacaaggcagaggcaggcaggttgTCACCGCGGGCTTTGAGAGAGGCGTTCCTTCAGGCTTCTTCCAGGCAGTGGCTGTCCCAGAGACAAGCAAGTGCCCTGTGGCAGGATGGTGGAGTCACGCATCTGGGAATGGGCAGGAGCAAAGAGGACAGGAGGTGTcatggagagaagggaagggaaggagaaagtagAGGATGTGTGGAGCTGAGGTGGCCCAGGGCCATCAGAGACTTGTGGTTCTGGCTTTAGCAGGGCCCACAGGTGTCCCACAGCTTCCTGCTGTAGCAGGGCAAGGCACAAGGGCTGTAGGCAGGAGAAGCATAGGGTCTGCCAAAGGTGCAGAGGCCCCCCGAGCCCTGCGTGGCACCAGCACCGTagaggccccccagccccagggagcctccaaaggccggtgctccggacgagcccaccacggcttgctgggggaaggagctgaggatggggccggggaaggtgacgaccacaggcggtggctggatgaaggctgaggagtcgggacactgccgggcacacagctcgttgcagctctcagcgatgggctgtgggacagcaacgTTGGTCTTGGGTGGGCACAGGTCGTAGCAAGACATCTTTGTGTGAGAGAGCTGAGCCTGAAACAAACGGATCCAAAGAAGCTGTGATCAGGGAGGAGGAGATGCCGCAGCCATGCAGTGCCCTCTtggcatggctgccctgaagctggAGGGGCCAGAGCCACTGCCTtgcccacgctgcctgccccttgccccttgcccagccagcccccctcAGTGCCCTGCTCTCCACACACAGAGACCACACAAGCCCTCCCCGAGAGCCTGTGCGGGGCCTGGCTCTGCGTGCTCTGGCCACAGGGATCCTTCCTCCTGCCAACGTGGCTCAGCCTGccaaggctgctgccagcacgccCGCTGCCGGCAGAGCTGTCCTGGCCAGCCAGGCCCCACGCCGGCCCTTGCCACGGGCGGCAGAGTCCCCCAGGCACCCACCTACCCTTTTGCTGAGCAGAGCGAGGCAGGAGCAGTGGATGCCAGTGCTGGCCGAGGGCAGCGCTTTTATGCTGGGCCGGCAAGCGTGgggaggagctggctgtgctgggggcacGTGCTCTGCAGTGGCCgagcccctgcctcctccctgcgtGGCACGGGGCTGTTTTGCTGATGCCATGTCCTTGCCAGACCCAACCCGCTCTATCAGCGCCTGCAATTACCACGCTCGGACGCTTGCCAGCTGACACCTCATGGGCCACAAGAGCCCCACTGTCTTTTGATTATCTCCGTGTGTCAGAGGGCATGCAGCCTGACAAAGGCTGACTGCAAGCATCCTGCATGCCATAGCTCTTCGTCCAGTGTTCCATGTTGGGGCAGCCCCATGCCTTCTTTGCTGAGCCACAGGGAAGACCGCGGTCATAGTGTTGGCAAAGAAGGTGGGCTTGTAATGGCCTCAAGCACACCAGCGACCACAGGACTCATGCTGTGTGGCTGTTATCTATAGATGAGCGAGGTTGTGAAATGGCAAGTCCAAGGCATTCCTCTCGGGCCCTGCCTGCTCAGCAAGATGCATCACTCCCCAGTCCAATGGAGCTGGTCTCCATCTGCCTGCAGGCGTTGGCCATTGACCTCTGCAAGAATATGGGAGAAAgactgctgagctcttccccGAGGGGCATGCAGGAAGGCGCACAGACCTCCACTTGGGTTCAGGCAGCACAGTTTcgagccagccctgtgccagccccaCCGGTTCCTTGCAAATATCCCAGGAGCCCCATTGTTGGTGGAcggtgctgagcaggggctgccttTGGGGTAGTGGGGAGCTGGGATGCCCATCTGAATGCACAACCACAGAAGATCCCAGCTggctgcctggccctgcctctgctcaatggcagctctgctcccagcacagcctggctgtgagCACAAGGCACAGATGTCTCCCGCGGGCAGAGCACAAGGCAGGCAGTGAGCGGCTTCTGAAGCACGGACCTCACCTGCCATGCACCCCTCCAGCAGGGAGATGCCTGCTGCCATTTAGCCCACTaagcagaaaggggaggaaagcctcTGAAGTGGCATGTGCTGCTTCCAAGGAGGGGATGCTGAGTCAGGGCGGGGTAGGAGCCAGACAGCCTTGTCCTCATCAGCAGGAGGGAGTGGTGGCTCTGCAGATTGGCCCAGGTGGTGCTGAGCAATGGGGGGCCAGTATAaaagctctgcctctgccaggctctgccaaGCAGTGCAGTGGCTGCCTTCTCCTTGGGGAACAGGGTAAGTCTGTGAGCTCTTCTCTTCTTGGTGGCCTTGTCCTGCCCCAGGCCCTTGTGCCTCAggtgctcccctctgctgctttATTGATATGTTTGCCTTATTGCAGAGCTCCGTCTGATCCTGCGCAAAGATGTCTTGCTACGACCTGTGCCCACCCAAGACCAGcgttgctgtcccacagcccatcgCTGAGAGCTGCAACGAGCTCTGTGCCCGGCAGTGTCCCGACTCCTCAGCCTTCATCCAGCCACCGCCTGTGGTCGTCACcttccccggccccatcctcagctccttcccccagcaagccgtggtgggctcgtccggagcaccggcctttggaggctccctggggctggggggcctctACGGTGCTGGTGCCACGCAGGGCTCGGGGGGGCT
This DNA window, taken from Opisthocomus hoazin isolate bOpiHoa1 chromosome 30, bOpiHoa1.hap1, whole genome shotgun sequence, encodes the following:
- the LOC142365006 gene encoding scale keratin-like, encoding MSCYDLCPPKTSVAVPQPIAESCNELCARQCPDSSAFIQPPPVVVTFPGPILSSFPQQAVVGSSGAPAFGGSLGLGGLYGAGATLGSGGLCSFGRPYASPAYSPCALPRYSKKLWDTCGPC
- the LOC142364956 gene encoding scale keratin-like is translated as MSCYDLCPPKTSVAVPQPIAESCNELCARQCPDSSAFIQPPPVVVTFPGPILSSFPQQAVVGSSGAPAFGGSLGLGGLYGAGATQGSGGLCTFGRPYASPAYSPCALPRYSRKLWDTCGPC
- the LOC142365019 gene encoding scale keratin-like; amino-acid sequence: MSCYDLCPPKTNVAVPQPIAESCNELCARQCPDSSAFIQPPPVVVTFPGPILSSFPQQAVVGSSGAPAFGGSLGLGGLYGAGATQGSGGLCTFGRPYASPAYSPCALPCYSRKLWDTCGPC
- the LOC142364899 gene encoding scale keratin-like, which produces MSCYDLCPPKTNVAVPQPIAESCNELCARQCPDSSAFIQPPPVVVTFPGPILSSFPQQAVVGSSGAPAFGGSLGLGGLYGAGATQGSGGLCTFGRPYASPAYSPCALPRYSKKLWDTCGPC